A window of Elgaria multicarinata webbii isolate HBS135686 ecotype San Diego chromosome 2, rElgMul1.1.pri, whole genome shotgun sequence contains these coding sequences:
- the LOC134393777 gene encoding prolactin-releasing peptide receptor-like produces MAAYHQLPNDSCSNSSAAVFTGLDLLFELKPLFIPLYAILVTVACTGNFLLLLLIGFTKKLHSTTNFLIGNLAAADLIMCIFCVPLTASYAFEIRGWLFGMFMCYFVTLMQVATVFVSVLSLTAIAVDRYIVVAYPIRKRIRCKSCIYIVAFIWLLSIVVSVPTSIHTHYLDLNSIGHNMIICEEFWKHRETERRLYSCLMLLLSYMLPLSAVSVAYCAISYHLRKRNVPGAACHNQERWTKKKQKTFRILVISVMCFALCWLPLQVVNLIRDIDEEFAILDKRYVNVIQVTCHVIAMSSACFNPFIYASLHDKFRLHIRHYFYHRKRSSIMSCKASRFNTCSTLADNPVGLPEKIAMQAGPKHHFLGPSTNL; encoded by the coding sequence ATGGCGGCATACCACCAGCTACCAAATGACTCCTGCTCAAATAGCTCAGCTGCCGTTTTCACAGGCCTGGACCTCCTCTTTGAATTGAAGCCCCTCTTCATTCCTCTCTATGCCATCCTGGTGACTGTGGCCTGCACAGGgaatttccttctcctcctccttatcgGTTTCACCAAAAAGTTGCATAGCACCACGAATTTCCTCATTGGAAACCTGGCAGCAGCTGATCTGATCATGTGCATTTTCTGTGTCCCGCTGACAGCCTCGTATGCGTTTGAAATTCGTGGGTGGCTCTTTGGGATGTTCATGTGCTACTTTGTCACTCTCATGCAAGTGGCCACTGTATTTGTCTCCGTCCTGTCCCTGACCGCTATTGCGGTGGACCGGTACATTGTAGTCGCTTACCCCATTCGCAAAAGGATACGGTGCAAGTCCTGCATCTATATCGTGGCCTTCATTTGGTTGCTGTCCATTGTGGTCTCGGTACCCACATCCATCCACACCCATTACCTGGATCTCAACAGCATTGGCCACAACATGATCATCTGTGAAGAATTCTGGAAACACCGTGAGACAGAGAGGCGGCTGTACTCTTGTTTGATGCTCCTCTTGTCCTATATGCTCCCGCTTTCTGCCGTGTCTGTCGCCTACTGTGCCATTTCTTATCACCTCCGGAAGAGGAATGTCCCAGGAGCGGCATGCCACAACCAAGAGAGATGGACTAAGAAAAAGCAAAAGACCTTCCGGATCCTCGTGATCTCAGTCATGTGTTTTGCCCTTTGCTGGCTGCCTCTGCAGGTGGTTAATCTGATCAGAGATATCGATGAGGAGTTTGCTATCCTAGACAAGAGATATGTGAATGTTATTCAAGTGACCTGCCATGTGATTGCCATGAGTTCTGCATGCTTCAATCCGTTCATCTATGCCTCCCTCCATGACAAGTTTCGACTCCACATTAGGCACTATTTTTATCACAGGAAGAGGTCGAGCATTATGTCCTGCAAGGCCTCCCGGTTTAATACCTGCTCCACCTTGGCAGATAACCCTGTGGGCCTTCCAGAAAAAATAGCAATGCAAGCAGGGCCCAAGCACCATTTTTTGGGGCCCAGCACAAACCTGTGA